One segment of Sesamum indicum cultivar Zhongzhi No. 13 linkage group LG4, S_indicum_v1.0, whole genome shotgun sequence DNA contains the following:
- the LOC105160107 gene encoding late blight resistance protein R1-A-like: MAVAAYASLVSLTDVLDSVQLPRRRHRLHLDKEQIQSLQQKVLFLQHFLELHSQRISPEMEDLARQLAVVADEADDIIDYHVVNQLLEKSRDNTHHMAALSSFRQDIDKIIKNIDSITEKLMMVQEERVAIQEHPPTIFASMGTTAPSSSDKNTMVGFDERLFQVVDELTRDESDFQILPIVGMGGIGKTTLAQNAFHHRLIVDRFDICIWFTISQQYSVRELLLKYLINAKIIEARVGGELDLAKLGECFHKLLFRKRYLIVMDDLWSIKAWEDFNRYFPVNSNGSRILVTTRLLDVARSLGFDNHYFTMTFLDNDESWDLLCEKAFARKSCPYPELEEIGRNIARYCFGLPLAIVVIGGLLAKSNHTREYWDFVEKNVTSFVNSGDDDHCLKILSLSYHSLPIHLKPCFLYMRVFPEDDWIEASKLIKLWIGEGFLKPVGGKSMKGAAEEYLKDLVDRNLILIRKWTRSGKIKECGIHDILRELCFRESKREHLIRVPKAQKIHISIPISDDTCFLCGHGGESNKIHLQEVCVGSQSTKVVNPSVCEACSNMYQNLNKLRWVSIHDQSCVRYLLHTKLRYLDVERGDRFSMNRSVIILDKFFLLWNLQILDLNSMETTSLSEVWEMPKLRHLCNYTGSLPDPVKGQDSTILQNLSTVWIQKFCCSEEVVKRIPNLKKLCSSGWLSGDYCLAQFNKLESLHLGFGKSGLEDIGFPTSLTKLSLVFCTFHWEKMTIIGSSLPNLEVLKLHSAFEGAEWSPIEGEFLRLKVLVIFSEELEHWGAEDIHFPNLHALYLHHMKNLEEIPLSIGDINTLQSIYLDKCRVSTINSAMEILKDQKEKGNESLQIYVNVVNEEPVYFRLR; encoded by the coding sequence ATGGCTGTAGCAGCTTATGCATCTTTGGTTTCTCTCACTGATGTTCTCGACAGTGTCCAGCTTCCTCGTCGTCGTCATCGGCTTCATCTGGACAAGGAACAGATCCAGAGCTTGCAGCAAAAAGTTCTGTTCTTGCAGCACTTTCTTGAACTTCATTCCCAAAGAATAAGCCCAGAAATGGAAGATCTGGCGAGGCAACTAGCTGTTGTTGCCGATGAAGCAGACGATATCATTGACTACCACGTGGTGAATCAACTTCTTGAAAAATCTCGAGATAACACTCATCATATGGCTGCTCTCTCATCCTTCCGTCAAGATATcgacaaaattatcaaaaatattgattCCATCACAGAAAAGTTGATGATGGTTCAAGAGGAACGGGTTGCCATCCAAGAACACCCTCCGACAATTTTTGCGTCTATGGGTACTACCGCCCCTTCATCCAGTGACAAGAATACTATGGTGGGATTTGATGAACGCTTGTTTCAGGTCGTGGATGAGCTTACTAGAGATGAATCTGATTTTCAAATCCTCCCAATAGTCGGGATGGGAGGCATTGGTAAGACAACTCTAGCTCAAAATGCTTTTCACCATCGACTTATTGTGGATCGTTTTGATATATGCATTTGGTTTACAATATCTCAACAATATAGTGTTCGAGAACTTCTTCTAAAGTACCTTATAAATGCCAAAATTATCGAAGCAAGGGTTGGGGGTGAACTAGACCTAGCTAAATTAGGAGAATGCTTTCACAAACTTTTATTTCGTAAAAGGTATTTGATTGTTATGGATGATTTGTGGAGTATCAAAGCATGGGAAGACTTTAACAGGTACTTCCCAGTAAATAGCAATGGAAGTCGAATTTTGGTGACTACTAGATTGTTGGATGTGGCTCGTTCTTTAGGCTTTGACAATCATTATTTCACAATGACCTTTTTAGACAACGATGAAAGTTGGGATTTACTATGTGAAAAAGCTTTTGCACGAAAAAGTTGCCCTTATCCAGAGTTGGAAGAAATTGGAAGGAATATTGCTAGATATTGTTTCGGGCTTCCTCTGGCAATTGTTGTAATTGGCGGGCTCCTTGCAAAGTCCAATCATACACGAGAATATTGGGACTTTGTTGAAAAGAACGTAACCTCATTTGTCAATTCTGGAGATGATGATCATTGTTTAAAGATATTGTCTTTGAGTTACCACAGTTTGCCAATTCATCTTAAACcatgttttctttatatgaGAGTTTTTCCTGAAGATGACTGGATTGAAGCCTCtaagttgataaaattatggattGGTGAGGGGTTTCTAAAACCAGTAGGAGGCAAAAGCATGAAAGGAGCTGCAGAGGAATACTTGAAGGATCTTGTTGACAGAAATCTGATTTTGATTCGTAAGTGGACTCGTagtggaaaaataaaagaatgtgGCATTCATGACATTTTAAGAGAGCTATGTTTTAGAGAATCTAAGAGAGAACATCTTATTCGGGTCCCTAAAGCACAAAAGATTCACATTTCAATACCGATCAGTGATGATACCTGCTTTCTGTGTGGTCATGGGGGGGAGAGCAATAAGATACATCTTCAAGAAGTTTGTGTTGGCTCCCAATCAACAAAAGTTGTGAATCCATCAGTGTGCGAGGCTTGTAGTAATATGTAtcaaaatcttaataaattaagatggGTATCGATACATGATCAATCCTGTGTAAGATATCTGCTACACACAAAGTTGCGGTACCTTGATGTTGAAAGAGGTGATCGGTTCAGCATGAACCGATCAGTTATAATTCTCGataaatttttcttactttggAATCTACAGATTTTGGATCTAAATAGTATGGAAACAACGTCATTGTCTGAAGTTTGGGAGATGCCAAAATTGAGGCATCTATGTAATTATACGGGTAGCCTTCCTGATCCAGTGAAGGGGCAAGATTCCACGATTTTGCAAAACCTAAGCACAGTTTGGattcaaaaattttgttgtagtgAGGAGGTTGTTAAAAGAATtccaaatttaaagaaattatgtagTAGCGGGTGGTTATCTGGTGATTATTGTCTCGCGCAATTCAATAAGCTTGAATCACTCCATTTAGGCTTCGGTAAATCTGGTTTAGAGGACATTGGCTTCCCAACTTCATTGACGAAGTTAAGTTTGGTGTTTTGTACATTTCATTGGGAAAAGATGACGATAATTGGTTCTTCATTGCCCAATCTTGAAGTGCTTAAATTGCACTCAGCATTCGAAGGGGCAGAGTGGAGTCCAATCGAAGGGGAATTTCTTCGGCTGAAAGTGTTGGTCATTTTTAGTGAGGAATTGGAGCATTGGGGAGCAGAGGATATCCATTTTCCAAATCTACATGCGCTCTATCTACATCACATGAAAAATTTGGAAGAAATCCCTTTAAGCATTGGAGATATAAACACACTACAAtccatttatttggataagtGCCGTGTCTCTACTATTAATTCTGCAATGGAAATACTCAAAGACCAAAAGGAGAAAGGAAATGAGAGTCttcaaatttatgtaaatgtaGTCAATGAAGAACCGGTTTATTTTCGACTCCGATGA